From a single Methanosphaera sp. genomic region:
- a CDS encoding dihydropteroate synthase-like protein → MKILIITGQLATPIIKENLKNYEKHDIYIKTLPMQIAAFITVKQIKYYLDNEKILHSINGCEDIIYTDVDMIITPGLIQEDVALLNELISIETYKGPTNAADIEFTLDIIGDVELSTKKPANILIRQRQYERSMQLIEDANNIEKHIELLKSSANTMIGNIPTGLDFPMRILGEIANAPTLSDNELLDRVAYYIDSGADMIDVGLHAGGNDPEMAYHLVKTIKDNFNDDVTVSIDTLNPSEIKRALDAEADLVLSLDHGNYMKIKDEIKAHNVKAVILPTNYSKNIIPKTPKEKIDSLNKLDMLCSDITTIADPLLDPINSPSLSESIVTCYEYRRQNPEKLLFFGVGNVTELLDCDSNGANAVLGGIAMELGVSILFTPEASLKTKSSICELKVASNMMYVAKEKNTIPKDVGINLIKYKDSYKKDDLQIDTTDIPEIKAVADGKFIPDYKGSFKIIVEDNLIKAVLFKDYEKSAVITATTAQAIYEEILRRDLISRIEHAAYLGMELQKAEYALKLKKQYIQDFPLFD, encoded by the coding sequence ATGAAAATACTTATAATAACAGGACAACTTGCAACACCAATTATTAAAGAAAATCTAAAAAACTATGAAAAACATGACATATACATTAAAACTCTACCAATGCAAATTGCAGCATTTATAACAGTCAAACAAATAAAATACTACCTAGATAATGAAAAAATACTTCATTCAATTAATGGATGTGAAGATATTATATATACAGATGTTGACATGATCATAACACCAGGACTTATACAAGAAGATGTAGCATTACTTAATGAATTAATATCAATTGAAACATATAAAGGTCCAACAAATGCAGCAGACATAGAATTTACACTCGACATAATAGGTGATGTTGAACTTTCAACAAAAAAACCTGCAAATATACTCATACGACAAAGACAATATGAAAGATCAATGCAACTAATAGAAGATGCAAATAATATTGAAAAACACATAGAACTTCTTAAATCTAGTGCAAATACAATGATAGGAAATATTCCAACAGGACTTGATTTTCCAATGCGTATACTTGGTGAAATTGCAAATGCACCAACACTAAGTGATAATGAACTACTAGATCGTGTTGCATACTACATAGATAGTGGTGCTGACATGATAGATGTAGGATTACATGCAGGTGGAAACGATCCTGAAATGGCATATCATCTAGTTAAGACAATTAAGGATAACTTCAATGATGATGTTACAGTAAGTATTGATACACTAAATCCATCTGAGATAAAAAGAGCACTTGATGCTGAAGCAGACCTAGTACTTAGTCTTGATCATGGAAATTATATGAAGATAAAAGATGAAATAAAAGCACATAATGTGAAGGCTGTGATACTTCCAACAAATTATTCAAAAAATATCATACCAAAAACACCAAAAGAGAAAATTGACTCATTAAATAAACTTGACATGTTATGTAGTGATATTACAACGATTGCAGATCCCCTACTTGATCCTATAAATAGTCCATCACTTAGTGAATCAATAGTTACATGCTATGAATACAGACGACAAAACCCAGAGAAATTACTATTTTTTGGTGTTGGAAATGTAACAGAACTACTTGACTGTGATAGTAATGGTGCAAATGCAGTACTTGGTGGTATTGCAATGGAACTTGGTGTGTCAATTCTTTTTACACCAGAGGCAAGTCTTAAGACAAAATCAAGTATATGTGAACTTAAAGTAGCATCAAATATGATGTATGTTGCAAAAGAGAAAAACACCATACCAAAAGATGTTGGAATTAATCTCATAAAATATAAGGATTCATATAAAAAAGATGATCTTCAAATTGATACAACAGATATTCCAGAGATAAAAGCTGTAGCTGATGGTAAATTTATTCCAGACTATAAGGGAAGTTTTAAGATAATAGTTGAAGATAACCTCATAAAAGCAGTACTATTTAAAGATTATGAAAAGTCTGCTGTAATAACAGCTACAACAGCACAAGCAATATATGAAGAGATTCTAAGGCGTGACCTTATAAGTCGTATTGAACATGCAGCATACCTTGGAATGGAACTTCAAAAGGCAGAATATGCACTTAAGCTTAAAAAACAATACATCCAGGATTTTCCATTATTTGACTGA
- a CDS encoding TIGR00269 family protein: MVCTQCGSKHVVINRKYNGQKLCSSCFRKSIEKQVLKTVKKEKLVTKNDKVLVALSGGKDSVALLKILNILKEKNIIELEALTIDEGIAGYRQEGVRIAKETTAKLGIKHHIVSFEDKYNFTIDKIMELQKKSDNPQHACTYCGVFRRQIFNQIARDIGATKLATGHNLDDEVQSIVMNYLEGNINNMVRIGYKTESSDERFTQKIKPLRKIPEKEIGLYVLESGFEVHFDGCPYAHESFRMEIGDFIREATLKHPTIMYSTLNGFEKIKPAIKKEYLQQQKGSANKTCKKCGEPSSADICKSCKFLDEIYEQLGDEQ, from the coding sequence ATTGTTTGCACACAATGTGGAAGTAAACATGTTGTAATTAATAGAAAATACAATGGACAGAAACTTTGCAGTAGTTGTTTTAGAAAATCAATAGAAAAACAAGTTCTAAAAACAGTGAAAAAAGAAAAACTAGTAACAAAAAATGATAAAGTACTAGTTGCCCTATCTGGTGGAAAAGATAGTGTTGCACTCCTTAAGATACTTAATATTCTAAAGGAGAAAAATATCATAGAACTTGAAGCATTAACTATAGATGAAGGTATTGCAGGATACAGACAAGAAGGTGTACGTATTGCAAAAGAAACCACTGCTAAACTTGGAATAAAACATCACATTGTATCATTTGAAGATAAATATAACTTTACAATTGATAAGATTATGGAGTTACAAAAAAAGAGTGATAACCCACAACATGCATGTACTTATTGTGGAGTTTTCAGACGTCAAATATTTAACCAGATAGCACGTGATATTGGAGCAACAAAACTTGCAACAGGACATAATCTTGATGATGAAGTACAAAGTATTGTTATGAACTACCTTGAAGGTAACATAAATAACATGGTACGTATAGGATATAAAACAGAATCATCAGATGAAAGATTTACACAGAAAATTAAGCCACTACGTAAGATTCCTGAAAAAGAAATAGGACTCTATGTACTTGAAAGTGGATTTGAAGTGCACTTTGATGGATGTCCATATGCACATGAATCATTCAGAATGGAGATAGGTGACTTTATTCGTGAAGCAACACTTAAACATCCAACAATAATGTATTCAACACTTAATGGATTTGAGAAAATAAAACCTGCAATTAAAAAAGAATATCTACAACAACAAAAAGGCAGTGCAAATAAAACATGTAAAAAATGTGGAGAACCATCATCAGCAGATATTTGTAAATCATGCAAATTCCTAGATGAAATATATGAACAACTCGGAGATGAACAATAA
- a CDS encoding MoaD/ThiS family protein: protein MQIKLVNKKDVKQLEVDENTQVKDVLKSEEIPIETVVVKVNGQTVTEDEVLSDNDEMEIIKVIYGG, encoded by the coding sequence ATGCAGATAAAACTAGTAAATAAAAAAGATGTAAAACAATTAGAAGTAGATGAAAATACACAAGTTAAAGATGTACTAAAATCTGAGGAAATTCCTATAGAAACAGTTGTAGTAAAAGTAAATGGACAAACTGTTACAGAAGATGAAGTATTATCAGATAATGATGAAATGGAAATAATAAAAGTAATATATGGAGGATAA
- the mfnA gene encoding tyrosine decarboxylase MfnA produces MDFNGKCIDDVFSDLEEFKELDMDYSSGRILGSMCTEPDSVGMRAYRMFSESNLGDPGLFKGTTLLEGEVINMIGNLLHLNDACGHIVTGGTEANITAMCAAKYIFEEKHPGVKPEIILPKSAHFSFKKIISMLSLKPVYVPLNEDYKIDTSKLEELITENTMAIVAIAGTTELGYVDDIEEISEIAYRNNVYLHVDAAFGGFVIPFLNYDRDDEILFDFKCRGVSSITIDPHKMGLAPIPSGGIIFRNKEHLKKLAVKTPYLTKDEQTTIVGTRSGASTAAIWSLLKYYGFSGYKEIVDNAMELTKYTYEKLDSIEGVIVRKPELNLISFYVEHLDVDILQKQLEDMGWNISVSEYPHALRIVLMPHVKEEHINDFISDLKKLI; encoded by the coding sequence ATGGATTTTAATGGAAAGTGTATTGATGATGTTTTTTCAGATCTTGAGGAGTTTAAGGAGTTGGATATGGATTATTCCTCTGGTCGTATTTTAGGTTCTATGTGTACTGAGCCTGATAGTGTTGGTATGCGTGCTTATCGTATGTTTAGTGAATCTAATCTTGGTGATCCTGGATTGTTTAAAGGCACTACTTTACTTGAAGGTGAGGTTATTAATATGATAGGTAATCTTCTTCACCTTAATGATGCTTGTGGACATATTGTAACTGGTGGAACTGAGGCAAATATTACAGCAATGTGTGCTGCGAAATATATATTTGAAGAGAAACATCCAGGTGTTAAACCTGAAATTATACTGCCTAAGTCTGCTCATTTTTCATTTAAAAAGATCATATCTATGCTTTCACTTAAGCCTGTATATGTTCCATTAAATGAGGATTATAAAATTGATACATCAAAGCTTGAAGAATTAATTACAGAAAATACCATGGCTATTGTTGCAATTGCTGGTACTACTGAGTTAGGTTATGTAGATGATATAGAAGAAATATCTGAAATTGCATATAGAAACAATGTATATCTTCATGTTGATGCAGCATTTGGTGGTTTTGTTATTCCATTTCTAAATTATGATAGGGATGATGAAATATTATTTGACTTTAAATGTCGTGGTGTATCATCAATTACTATTGATCCACACAAGATGGGTCTTGCACCAATACCTTCTGGTGGAATAATATTTAGAAATAAAGAACACCTTAAAAAGCTTGCTGTTAAAACTCCATATCTTACAAAAGATGAACAGACAACAATTGTTGGTACACGTAGTGGTGCATCAACAGCTGCAATATGGAGTCTTCTTAAGTATTATGGATTTAGTGGATATAAAGAAATTGTAGATAATGCAATGGAACTTACAAAATACACATATGAAAAACTAGATTCAATTGAAGGTGTCATTGTACGAAAACCAGAACTTAACTTAATATCATTTTATGTAGAACACCTTGATGTTGACATATTACAAAAACAGCTTGAGGATATGGGATGGAATATTTCAGTATCTGAATATCCACATGCACTACGTATAGTTTTAATGCCACATGTAAAAGAAGAACATATTAATGATTTTATATCAGATCTTAAAAAATTAATATAA
- the ppsA gene encoding phosphoenolpyruvate synthase gives MNYVEFFRNLGKDDIPVAGGKGANLGELTNAGIPVPPGFVITSETYHKFITKTGIEDKIIEMLDGLDINDTQQLNKVSDDIKELIITTEIPDDLQRVIIEAYNALCLDVDIEDAVVAIRSSATAEDLPDASFAGQQETYLNIAGVEDVLINVRKCWASLFEARAIFYRVENDFDHSEVLIAVVVQQMVDSEKAGVMFTAEPSTGEEQMLIEGAWGLGEGVVSGTVTPDTCRYDKESDEILSYKINSKKTMFKKDPETGATVQVEVPEDMVDKRVLSNSDIDKLTNLGRKIQKHYNAPMDTEWGIEGGNVYMLQARPITTLDNIDEELNNQSLDDSERVIITRGLGASPGLVSGTVKIIKELDELDKILDGDILVTTMTTPDMVPAMKRANGIITDEGGVTCHAAIISRELGIPCVSGTGEATSVLEENTKVTIDGKKGLVYEGELSASKEEQTQNAAPVAAAAPLVTVTDVKVNVSMAEAAQKAYATGADGVGLLRTEHMMLATGTVPYKYIDEGREDELVNILVENILKVVDVFYPKTVWYRTLDAPTDEFKTLEGGENEPDEANPMLGWRGIRRELDQPDILKAEFKAIKKLHEEGYTNIGVMLPLLHKPEELRQAKEIARSVGLEPHKDVDFGMMVETPAAAIIIEDFIEEGLDFVSFGTNDLTQYTLALDRNNELVAKHYTEAHPAVLKLLVSVIEKCNKAGVTTSICGQAGSKPEIVEKLVEAGIDSISANTDAVETIRKLVAKVEKKIMLNAAKKALRNE, from the coding sequence ATGAACTATGTTGAATTTTTTAGAAATTTAGGTAAGGATGATATTCCTGTAGCAGGAGGTAAAGGTGCAAACCTTGGAGAATTAACAAATGCTGGAATTCCAGTACCACCAGGTTTTGTAATTACCTCTGAAACCTATCATAAATTCATAACAAAAACAGGAATTGAAGATAAAATTATTGAAATGTTAGATGGTCTTGACATCAATGATACACAACAACTTAACAAAGTATCAGATGATATTAAAGAATTAATCATAACAACAGAAATTCCTGATGATTTACAACGTGTAATTATCGAAGCATACAATGCATTATGTCTTGATGTAGATATTGAAGATGCAGTTGTAGCTATCAGATCATCTGCTACAGCAGAAGATTTACCAGATGCTTCATTTGCAGGACAACAAGAAACATACCTTAACATTGCTGGTGTTGAAGATGTTCTTATTAATGTACGTAAATGTTGGGCATCACTTTTTGAAGCAAGAGCAATATTTTACAGAGTAGAAAATGACTTTGATCATTCTGAAGTATTAATTGCAGTTGTAGTACAACAAATGGTAGATTCAGAAAAAGCAGGTGTAATGTTTACAGCAGAACCATCAACTGGTGAAGAACAAATGCTCATAGAAGGAGCATGGGGACTTGGAGAAGGAGTTGTATCAGGAACAGTTACACCAGATACATGTCGTTATGACAAAGAATCTGATGAAATACTTTCATATAAAATAAACTCTAAAAAGACCATGTTTAAAAAAGATCCAGAAACTGGTGCAACAGTACAAGTTGAAGTTCCAGAAGATATGGTTGATAAAAGAGTATTAAGTAACAGTGATATTGATAAACTCACAAATCTTGGACGTAAAATCCAGAAACACTACAATGCTCCAATGGATACAGAATGGGGTATTGAAGGTGGAAATGTTTACATGTTACAAGCAAGACCTATTACAACACTTGATAATATAGATGAAGAACTCAACAACCAATCATTAGATGATTCAGAAAGAGTAATTATTACAAGAGGTCTTGGAGCAAGTCCAGGTTTAGTATCAGGTACAGTTAAAATAATTAAAGAACTTGATGAACTTGACAAAATCCTTGATGGTGATATACTAGTAACAACCATGACAACACCTGATATGGTACCAGCTATGAAAAGAGCAAATGGAATCATAACAGATGAAGGTGGAGTAACATGTCACGCAGCAATTATCTCACGTGAACTTGGAATTCCATGTGTATCAGGAACAGGAGAAGCAACATCAGTTCTTGAAGAAAACACAAAAGTAACAATTGATGGTAAAAAAGGACTTGTATATGAAGGAGAACTTTCAGCATCAAAAGAAGAACAAACACAAAATGCAGCACCAGTTGCAGCAGCAGCACCACTAGTTACAGTTACAGATGTAAAAGTAAATGTAAGTATGGCAGAAGCAGCACAAAAAGCATATGCAACAGGAGCAGATGGAGTAGGACTTCTCAGAACAGAACACATGATGCTTGCAACAGGAACAGTACCATACAAATACATAGATGAAGGACGTGAAGATGAACTTGTAAACATCCTCGTTGAAAACATCCTCAAAGTAGTAGATGTATTCTATCCAAAAACAGTATGGTACAGAACACTTGATGCACCAACAGATGAATTCAAAACACTTGAAGGTGGAGAAAACGAACCTGATGAAGCAAACCCAATGCTTGGATGGAGAGGAATTAGACGTGAACTTGATCAGCCAGATATTCTAAAAGCAGAATTCAAAGCAATCAAAAAACTCCACGAAGAAGGATATACAAATATAGGAGTAATGCTTCCATTACTACACAAACCAGAAGAACTTCGTCAAGCAAAAGAAATTGCAAGATCTGTAGGACTTGAACCACACAAAGATGTAGACTTTGGTATGATGGTAGAAACACCAGCAGCAGCAATAATCATCGAAGACTTCATAGAAGAAGGACTTGACTTTGTAAGCTTCGGAACAAACGATCTAACACAATACACATTAGCATTAGACCGTAATAATGAATTAGTAGCAAAACACTACACAGAAGCACACCCTGCAGTACTCAAATTACTAGTAAGTGTAATTGAAAAATGTAACAAAGCAGGAGTAACAACAAGTATCTGTGGACAAGCAGGAAGTAAACCTGAAATAGTTGAAAAACTAGTAGAAGCAGGAATAGACAGTATCTCAGCAAACACAGATGCAGTAGAAACAATCAGAAAACTTGTAGCAAAAGTAGAAAAGAAAATTATGCTTAACGCTGCAAAAAAAGCACTAAGAAATGAATAA
- the rplJ gene encoding 50S ribosomal protein L16, with product MVRPYTRKDYIRKIPSSKIVQYDMGNLSEDFPLEVTLEVKEHTHLSHNSLEAARIAANRYLQRTTGKMGYRLKIRTYPHHIVRENPMATGAGADRVQSGMRGAFGKAVSSEALVRANQKIITAYVNAKDFEKAKVALNRAGMKLPVSCRIVVDKGQDLVQF from the coding sequence ATGGTAAGACCATACACAAGAAAAGATTATATTAGAAAAATCCCATCATCAAAAATTGTACAATACGATATGGGAAATTTATCAGAAGACTTCCCATTAGAAGTTACATTAGAAGTTAAAGAACACACCCACTTATCACACAATTCTTTAGAAGCAGCAAGGATTGCAGCTAACAGATACTTACAAAGAACAACAGGTAAAATGGGATACAGATTAAAAATCAGAACATACCCACACCACATTGTACGTGAAAACCCAATGGCAACCGGTGCAGGTGCAGATAGGGTACAGAGCGGAATGAGAGGAGCTTTCGGTAAAGCTGTAAGTTCAGAAGCTTTAGTACGTGCAAACCAAAAAATTATCACAGCTTATGTTAATGCAAAAGACTTTGAAAAAGCAAAAGTTGCACTTAACAGAGCAGGTATGAAATTACCTGTAAGCTGCAGAATAGTTGTAGACAAAGGACAAGATCTTGTTCAATTCTAA
- a CDS encoding KEOPS complex subunit Pcc1 has protein sequence MKIKTKITFTYNNEKYAKIAYDSLYPDNEGFLDAHVDKNKLICYIENEKITTVLNTIEDLIHCEKVVEMTSEIV, from the coding sequence ATGAAAATAAAAACTAAAATAACATTCACATATAACAATGAAAAATATGCTAAAATTGCATATGATAGTCTTTATCCTGATAATGAAGGTTTTCTTGATGCACATGTTGATAAAAATAAGCTAATATGCTACATTGAAAATGAGAAAATAACAACTGTGCTAAATACAATTGAAGATCTCATCCACTGTGAAAAAGTTGTGGAAATGACATCAGAAATTGTATAA
- a CDS encoding peptidylprolyl isomerase produces the protein MPIDENDFIKLNYTGRVKATGDVFDTTYEEVAEEAGIKNEQKDYHPMVLAVGSTQLIAKLHDEIKKLDVGDKKTVEIPAEEAFGKRDPSLIQLIPMREFKKQNIRPFVGMPISLQGNTGVVRTIDGGRVRVDFNHELAGKDIEYEIEIVDTIDDDEEKIKGLIEVYYGNPNLDLEKTEITIEDGVAKIKLDQLAGFEQRSVQDVTLSKFRVAREAYTNIEGVDKVQFVDEYEEPKEEEADAEAAEDVPEKLADEE, from the coding sequence ATGCCAATAGATGAAAACGATTTTATAAAATTAAATTACACAGGAAGAGTAAAAGCTACAGGAGATGTATTTGATACAACATACGAAGAAGTAGCAGAAGAAGCAGGAATTAAAAACGAACAAAAAGACTACCATCCAATGGTTCTTGCTGTAGGTTCAACACAACTTATTGCAAAACTCCACGATGAAATCAAAAAACTTGATGTAGGAGATAAAAAAACAGTAGAAATACCAGCAGAAGAAGCATTCGGTAAAAGAGACCCAAGTCTTATTCAATTAATTCCAATGAGAGAATTTAAAAAACAAAACATCAGACCATTTGTTGGTATGCCAATCAGCCTCCAAGGAAACACAGGTGTTGTAAGAACAATCGATGGTGGACGTGTAAGAGTAGACTTCAACCATGAACTTGCAGGTAAAGATATTGAATATGAAATTGAAATTGTAGACACAATTGATGATGATGAAGAAAAAATCAAAGGATTAATTGAAGTATACTACGGAAATCCAAACCTTGATTTAGAAAAAACAGAAATCACAATTGAAGATGGAGTAGCAAAAATTAAACTCGATCAACTCGCAGGATTTGAACAAAGATCAGTTCAAGATGTAACATTATCCAAATTTAGAGTTGCAAGAGAAGCATACACAAACATCGAAGGTGTAGACAAAGTTCAATTCGTAGATGAATACGAAGAACCTAAAGAAGAAGAAGCAGATGCTGAAGCAGCAGAAGATGTTCCTGAAAAATTAGCAGACGAAGAATAG
- a CDS encoding nucleotidyltransferase family protein: MDISDFAEKIILEDMETFYKDLNSEKIEYTSNKNIYPVIADFTEYSPMHNGHMYCMNESKRLHPEALFVAVIPGLFERNGRGLPYILTRQKRAEIAVSLGADIVVEGPPMGVMGSGQYSLCLAKMFKALNADYIPRGYISNDPKFKIILDTINNGIAVAPKPYKIIRMEDKKVLLEGKLHNDDYVIVSLSKSLTKVDFDYKNKFIFIPRLENVSGTIIRQKVSENRFDELSDMLPDETINVLKSEVEENRAPLHDVRCEKLILDVANNYDEAKLSQLTLMDDVTVKNIMENRPFSSIDALNECITYGFSKHRKQRILSVLEAPILKNEIHKYINNYPQKIRVLGYKNKDVLNKFKLNLKNNNLIGAIECQ; encoded by the coding sequence ATGGATATTTCAGATTTTGCTGAGAAGATAATTTTAGAAGATATGGAAACTTTTTATAAGGATTTAAATTCTGAGAAGATAGAATATACATCAAATAAGAATATATATCCTGTTATTGCAGATTTTACAGAGTATTCTCCTATGCATAATGGACATATGTATTGTATGAATGAATCAAAACGACTTCATCCTGAAGCTTTATTTGTAGCTGTTATTCCAGGTCTTTTTGAAAGAAATGGTCGTGGTCTTCCATACATACTTACACGCCAGAAGAGGGCTGAAATTGCAGTTTCGCTTGGTGCAGATATTGTAGTTGAAGGTCCACCTATGGGGGTTATGGGATCTGGTCAATATTCACTTTGTCTTGCTAAGATGTTTAAGGCATTAAATGCTGATTATATTCCAAGAGGATATATTAGTAATGACCCTAAATTTAAAATAATACTTGATACCATAAATAATGGTATAGCAGTTGCACCAAAACCATATAAGATAATTCGAATGGAAGATAAAAAGGTGTTGCTTGAGGGAAAACTACATAATGATGATTATGTTATTGTTTCTCTTTCAAAATCATTAACAAAGGTTGACTTTGATTATAAAAACAAATTTATTTTTATTCCTAGATTAGAAAATGTAAGTGGAACAATTATACGTCAGAAAGTATCAGAAAATCGATTTGATGAACTTAGTGACATGCTTCCAGATGAAACAATCAATGTTTTAAAATCTGAAGTAGAAGAAAATAGAGCACCTCTACATGATGTAAGATGTGAGAAATTAATTTTAGATGTTGCAAATAATTATGATGAGGCAAAATTATCTCAACTTACACTAATGGATGATGTGACTGTGAAAAATATCATGGAAAACAGACCATTTAGTAGTATAGATGCACTAAATGAATGTATAACATATGGTTTTAGTAAGCATAGAAAACAGAGAATTTTAAGTGTATTAGAGGCACCTATTTTAAAGAATGAAATACATAAATATATTAATAATTATCCACAAAAAATACGAGTTTTAGGATATAAAAACAAAGATGTTTTAAATAAGTTCAAACTTAATTTAAAAAATAATAATTTAATAGGAGCAATAGAATGCCAATAG